One Plectropomus leopardus isolate mb unplaced genomic scaffold, YSFRI_Pleo_2.0 unplaced_scaffold4576, whole genome shotgun sequence genomic window, GGAGGAGGAGATTGAGGCTGAGCGTGCTGCTCGTGCCAAGGTTGAGAAGCAGAGAGCTGACCTCTCCAGGGAACTTGAGGAGATCAGCGAGAGGCTGGAGGAGGCTGGTGGTGCCACCGCTGCTCAGATTGAGATGAACAAGAAGCGTGAAGCTGAGTTCCAGAAGCTCCGTCGTGACCTTGAGGAGTCCACTCTGCAGCATGaagccactgctgctgctcttcgcAAGAAGCAGGCTGACAGCGTTGCTGAGCTGGGAGAGCAGATCGACAATCTCCAGCGTGTCAAGCAGAAGCTTGAGAAGGAAAAGAGTGAATACAAGATGGAGATTGATGACCTCTCCAGCAACATGGAGAATGTTGCTAAAGCAAAGGTACATAATATTTTAAGTGCTATTTTAATACCCAAATTGCTATACTAAATAAGGTAATATTAAAAATACCATCTTATCACTGATCTCATCTCGCTTCTTCCTCGTTAGGGAAATCTTGAAAAGATGTGCCGCACTCTTGAGGACCAACTTAGCGAACTGAAGACCAAGAATGATGAAAATGTTCGTCAAATCAATGACGCAAGCGCACAGAAAGCCCGTCTCCTGACAGAAAATGGTATATACAGATTATCACCAATTGATCTGCTGTGTATTATTCAGAAACATAACACAAACTAATGTATCATGACATATTTCTTACAAGGTGAGTTCAGCCGTCAACTTGAGGAGAAAGAAGCTCTTGTCTCCCAGCTGACCAGAGGCAAACAGGCCTTCACACAGCAGATTGAGGAGCTGAAGAGACATGTTGAAGAGGAGGTTAAGGTAAgagactgtgtgcatttgtatTACTAAATTGGGATTTAGGAATTTTATAACCTCAATATTATATCTTACACCAGGCCAAGAATGCTCTTGCCCATGGATTGCAATCAGCCCGCCATGACTGTGACCTGCTGAGGGAGCAGtttgaggaggagcaggaagccAAGGCTGAGCTGCAGCGTGGTATGTCCAAGGCCAACAGTGAGGTGGCTCAGTGGAGGTCCAAGTATGAAACTGATGCTATCCAGCGCACTGAGGAACTTGAGGAAGCCAAGTGAGTAACATTCAAACAATCTAATGGCCAGCTCAGAGGTGCAAATTTTTAGCATACCTCAACTTACAACTGCATCACTGGTATCAATACTTACATTAAATAGATTTaacaaattactttaaaaaacaacaacaaaaattaaaagagtCTGTTCTTGCAGACATTTTCCAGCTCTGCTTTCGTATTTTcatataaatctttaaaaacatgttattacCATAAAGGTTCAAATATAAGACCACACTAGTCGTACATTGCGGCGCCCTGTTTTCCAACCAGTGTTACACAGGGAGGATCCATTCAAAAAGGATTTCTGTTGTTGTGAAGAATGGATTCAGCTATCTGTTACATAATGTTTTAAGAACTCACTATGCAGATTTCTGTTACTGAGACTTCAGGTATCTTAttactgaaagaaaaatctttGATTTTTCAAACAGGAAGAAGCTGGCCCAGCGCCTTCAGGAGGCTGAGGAGCAGATTGAGGCAGTGAATTCCAAGTGTGCTTCTCTTGAGAAGACCAAACAGAGGCTCCAGAGCGAGGTGGAGGACCTCATGATTGATGTGGAGAGGGCCAATGGGCTGGCTGCCAACCTGGACAAGAAGCAGAGGAACTTTGACAAGGTAGCATTGTTTACTTTGTCTAGCCAAGCcatacaaacactgaaatagaTACATTTAATTGTCTTCACATTGCTAAATAGCTAACTGAACTGTATTAACTGTGTTGTTCAGGTGTTGGCAGAGTGGAAACAGAAGTACGAGGAGGGTCAGGCAGAGCTTGAGGGAGCTCAGAAGGAGGCTCGTTCTCTCAGCACTGAGCTGTTCAAGATGAAGAACTCTTATGAGGAAGCTCTGGATCAGCTGGAGACCATGAAGCGTGAAAACAAGAACCTGCAGCGTAAGTTCTACCTTATATAACGGTTACATTGTATTCGACATGTGCACATCCTACAATacactgtttatattttttaaggcttAATAAGAAACACATGTATCTCTCTACAGAGGAGATCTCAGATCTGACTGAACAGATTGGTGAGACTGGAAAGAGCATCCACGAGCTGGAGAAGTCTAAGAAGCAGGTGGAGACAGAGAAGGCTGAGATCCAGACAGCTCTTGAAGAGGCTgaggtacatttttttctgaggagaacttttgaaaacaaaaaatacaaatcatggacaaatatactgtaaaagGTTTGAAgtaacacattaacatttcatTCTTTGATATGATCAGGGAACTCTGGAACATGAGGAGTCTAAGATCCTGCGTGTCCAGCTTGAGCTCAACCAGATTAAGGGTGAGGTGGACAGGAAGCTGGCAGAGAAAGATGAGGAGATGGAGCAGATCAAGAGGAACAGCCAGAGGGTGATTGACTCCATGCAGAGCACTCTGGATTCTGAGGTCAGAAGCAGGAATGATGCCCTGAGAATCAAGAAGAAGATGGAGGGAGACCTGAATGAGATGGAGATTCAGCTGAGCCACGCCAATCGCCAGGCTGCTGAGTCCCAGAAGCAGCTGAGGAATGTGCAGGCACAGCTCAAGGTATTGTAAGACAGAGTTGTTGCACAGACTATGGGCAGtgcagatctttttttaaaaaagtttttctgaatttatttttctctagGATGCACAACTGCACCTAGATGATGCCGTCAGAGCCCAGGATGACCTCAAGGAACAAGCTGCTATGGTAGAACGCAGGAACGGTCTCATGGTAGCTGAAATTGAGGAACTTAGAGCTGCTCtggaacagacagagagaagccGCAAAATCGCTGAGCAGGAGCTGGTGGACGCCAGCGAGCGTGTTGGACTTCTGCACTCTCAGGTATAAATATCcaatcatttattaattaatttaaaaacctAATCAAGTTTGAGGCATGTGATCACTCAAGTGTCTAAATCAACTTACATTTTAGAACACAAGCCTTCTGAACACCAAGAAGAAGCTTGAGACTGACCTGGTCCAGATTCAGAGTGAAGTGGATGACACTGTTCAGGAAGCAAGGAACGCAGAGGATAAGGCT contains:
- the LOC121939339 gene encoding myosin heavy chain, fast skeletal muscle-like gives rise to the protein MTNLRSTHPHFVRCLIPNESKTPGLMENFLVIHQLRCNGVLEGIRICRKGFPSRILYGDFKQRYKVLNASVIPEGQFIDNKKASEKLLGSIDVNHDEYRFGHTKVFFKAGLLGVLEEMRDDKLASLVTMTQALCRGYLMRKEFVKMTERRDAIFTIQYNVRSFMNVKHWPWMKVYYKIKPLLKSAETEKELAAMKENYDKMTTDLAAALAKKKELEEKMVSLLQEKNDLQLQVASEAENLSDAEERCEGLIKSKIQLEAKLKETTERLEDEEEINAELTAKKRKLEDECSELKKDIDDLELTLAKVEKEKHATENKVKNLTEEMASQDESIAKLTKEKKALQEAHQQTLDDLQAEEDKVNTLTKAKTKLEQQVDDLEGSLEQEKKLRMDLERAKRKLEGDLKLAQESIMDLENDKQQSDEKIKKKDFEISQLLSKIEDEQSMGAQLQKKIKELQARIEELEEEIEAERAARAKVEKQRADLSRELEEISERLEEAGGATAAQIEMNKKREAEFQKLRRDLEESTLQHEATAAALRKKQADSVAELGEQIDNLQRVKQKLEKEKSEYKMEIDDLSSNMENVAKAKGNLEKMCRTLEDQLSELKTKNDENVRQINDASAQKARLLTENGEFSRQLEEKEALVSQLTRGKQAFTQQIEELKRHVEEEVKAKNALAHGLQSARHDCDLLREQFEEEQEAKAELQRGMSKANSEVAQWRSKYETDAIQRTEELEEAKKKLAQRLQEAEEQIEAVNSKCASLEKTKQRLQSEVEDLMIDVERANGLAANLDKKQRNFDKVLAEWKQKYEEGQAELEGAQKEARSLSTELFKMKNSYEEALDQLETMKRENKNLQQEISDLTEQIGETGKSIHELEKSKKQVETEKAEIQTALEEAEGTLEHEESKILRVQLELNQIKGEVDRKLAEKDEEMEQIKRNSQRVIDSMQSTLDSEVRSRNDALRIKKKMEGDLNEMEIQLSHANRQAAESQKQLRNVQAQLKDAQLHLDDAVRAQDDLKEQAAMVERRNGLMVAEIEELRAALEQTERSRKIAEQELVDASERVGLLHSQNTSLLNTKKKLETDLVQIQSEVDDTVQEARNAEDKAKKAITDAAMMAEELKKEQDTSAHLERMKKNLEVTVKDLQHRLDEAENLAMKGGKKQLQKLESRVR